The Xanthomonas fragariae genome has a segment encoding these proteins:
- a CDS encoding DUF3106 domain-containing protein, with protein MTRITRLLLTLLLCAGPCASLLAQVHPPGPPGPPPSDGPVPRNETPMPEWDRLTQQQRQVLIDALRERWNDVPEERPRMYRHASRWLDMTPDQRMQAEAGMDRFRNMRPDQRREAKALFEHMRTLNQQQRNELQHRWQKMTPAERSIWLHEHPPVDD; from the coding sequence ATGACCCGCATCACCCGCCTGCTGTTGACGCTGTTGCTGTGCGCCGGGCCCTGCGCGTCGTTGTTGGCGCAAGTCCACCCGCCGGGACCTCCGGGGCCACCGCCATCGGACGGCCCGGTCCCGCGCAACGAAACGCCGATGCCCGAATGGGACCGGCTGACCCAACAACAGCGTCAGGTGCTGATCGATGCGCTGCGCGAACGCTGGAACGACGTGCCCGAAGAACGCCCGCGCATGTACCGGCACGCCAGCCGCTGGCTGGACATGACTCCGGATCAACGCATGCAAGCCGAGGCCGGCATGGACCGCTTCCGCAACATGCGCCCCGACCAGCGCCGCGAAGCCAAGGCATTGTTCGAGCACATGCGCACGCTCAACCAACAACAACGTAATGAGCTGCAACACCGCTGGCAGAAAATGACCCCGGCCGAGCGCAGTATCTGGTTGCACGAGCATCCGCCGGTGGACGATTGA
- a CDS encoding DUF1631 domain-containing protein, whose amino-acid sequence MTFQPSASGHPGRDQHLLEQAYDVFKPALVQLFAAAVAHFDDVLFDRAESAGASQLLFLDGMRELRRKHDDVATQFCQQLEDGWQALVLGMPLSAEAVLAGEIGTGPLSLVPERVLESRLAVRHLATVLLRDFKQVLARLDRRLGWIAGGLELTADTNPIGPEHLGAAIHEAFATCDLAPEVRLVLIKLCERDLAEPIGRLYARLDETLAKAGVMPEISHAKPPPQRMQPRGQTPEERAQADGQGAHADRGGNDQNDQNAPAWANRFLDRWAHSRGRMQEATQRGQGDGSSADGMDGDGAHPGDSQGMLLEALHELLQQTRSVRNNATSAATVAVGQQRPLSQREMMSVLSLLQATPSATLQTAIGDDNESLARRLKNEMLSSATRLGVDPASARLDPMDEDAIDLVGMLFDVILDQLDLENRSRETIGRLVVPFVKVALLDRTMFVQKTHPARRLLNSLAEACEGNNGNSATERVLMGKVEEIVDRLVAEFNENLAIFQTLEEEFHDFLSQHRRRVEIAERRATETQRGQEKLELARSRALSELEQRVLASAPLPKAVEDFLRQPWLHYLTMAILRDGDEGPGTVEALTLADGVLEELAQARRHSIDKSWLQVWRPALHRVFASVGLHDDAVVVAIGALHDTLQAIAEARPELEKWLPELPQVNLPPAAKSVSVVLGAEAVAQGVDSADAERFRAMDIGTWLDFVDKDGKVQVGKLSWVSPISQRLLFVNRRGVRFCVASPEELAVMVRLGRLRKHINDGAFDSAMQGVIDRLDPLHNSTVH is encoded by the coding sequence ATGACTTTTCAGCCCAGTGCGTCTGGACACCCGGGCCGTGACCAGCACTTGCTCGAACAGGCGTACGACGTGTTTAAACCCGCGCTCGTGCAGTTATTTGCAGCCGCAGTCGCACATTTCGATGATGTGCTGTTCGACCGTGCCGAATCCGCTGGCGCGTCTCAGTTGCTGTTTCTCGATGGCATGCGCGAATTGCGCCGCAAGCACGACGATGTCGCCACGCAGTTTTGCCAGCAGCTGGAAGATGGCTGGCAGGCGCTGGTGCTTGGCATGCCATTGTCGGCCGAAGCGGTATTGGCCGGCGAAATTGGCACCGGCCCACTGAGTCTTGTACCCGAACGCGTGCTCGAATCTCGGCTGGCGGTGCGTCATCTGGCCACCGTGCTGCTGCGCGACTTCAAGCAGGTGCTGGCACGCCTCGACCGCCGTCTGGGCTGGATTGCCGGTGGTCTGGAATTGACGGCCGATACCAACCCGATCGGCCCGGAACATTTGGGTGCGGCGATCCACGAAGCCTTCGCCACCTGCGACTTGGCGCCGGAAGTACGCCTAGTGCTGATCAAGCTGTGCGAGCGCGACCTGGCCGAGCCGATCGGCAGGTTGTATGCGCGCTTGGACGAGACCTTGGCCAAGGCCGGGGTGATGCCGGAAATTTCGCATGCCAAACCTCCGCCGCAGCGCATGCAGCCGCGTGGCCAAACGCCGGAAGAACGCGCGCAGGCCGATGGCCAGGGAGCGCACGCCGATAGGGGCGGCAACGATCAAAACGATCAAAATGCGCCGGCCTGGGCCAACCGTTTTCTGGACCGCTGGGCGCATAGCCGTGGCCGCATGCAGGAGGCGACCCAGCGGGGTCAGGGCGATGGCAGCAGTGCTGACGGCATGGACGGCGACGGCGCTCATCCTGGCGACAGTCAGGGCATGCTGCTCGAAGCCCTGCATGAGCTGCTGCAGCAGACCCGCAGCGTGCGTAACAACGCCACCTCTGCGGCGACGGTTGCAGTGGGTCAGCAACGCCCGTTGAGCCAGCGCGAAATGATGTCGGTACTGTCGCTGCTGCAGGCCACGCCAAGCGCGACGCTGCAGACGGCGATCGGCGACGACAACGAGTCGCTTGCGCGGCGGCTGAAGAACGAGATGCTGTCCAGCGCCACGCGACTAGGCGTGGATCCGGCCAGCGCGCGGCTGGACCCGATGGACGAGGATGCGATCGATCTGGTCGGCATGCTGTTCGACGTGATCCTGGACCAACTCGATCTGGAAAACCGTTCGCGCGAGACGATCGGCCGTTTGGTGGTGCCGTTCGTCAAGGTCGCGCTGCTGGATCGCACGATGTTCGTGCAGAAAACCCATCCGGCGCGACGTCTGCTCAATTCGTTGGCCGAGGCCTGCGAAGGCAATAACGGCAACAGCGCGACCGAGCGCGTGCTGATGGGCAAGGTCGAAGAAATCGTCGACCGCCTGGTGGCCGAGTTCAACGAAAACCTGGCGATCTTCCAGACCCTGGAAGAAGAGTTCCACGACTTCCTGTCGCAGCACCGGCGCCGGGTGGAAATTGCCGAGCGTCGTGCCACCGAGACCCAGCGTGGTCAGGAAAAACTCGAGCTGGCGCGCAGCCGCGCGCTGTCTGAACTGGAGCAGCGTGTGCTGGCCAGCGCACCCTTGCCCAAGGCAGTGGAAGATTTCCTGCGCCAACCCTGGTTGCACTATCTGACCATGGCGATCCTGCGCGATGGCGACGAAGGTCCGGGCACCGTCGAGGCGCTGACCCTGGCCGATGGCGTGCTCGAAGAACTGGCCCAAGCGCGTCGCCACAGCATCGACAAGTCGTGGCTGCAGGTCTGGCGGCCTGCGCTGCATCGTGTGTTTGCCAGCGTCGGTTTGCATGACGATGCGGTGGTGGTAGCGATCGGTGCGCTGCACGACACTTTGCAAGCGATCGCCGAGGCGCGCCCGGAACTGGAAAAGTGGTTGCCGGAACTGCCGCAGGTCAACCTTCCGCCTGCTGCCAAAAGCGTCAGCGTGGTGCTCGGCGCCGAAGCGGTGGCGCAGGGCGTCGACAGTGCCGACGCCGAGCGTTTCCGCGCGATGGACATCGGCACCTGGCTGGATTTTGTCGACAAGGATGGCAAGGTGCAGGTCGGCAAACTATCGTGGGTGAGCCCGATTTCGCAGCGTCTGTTGTTCGTCAACCGCCGCGGCGTGCGCTTCTGTGTCGCCTCGCCGGAAGAGCTGGCAGTGATGGTGCGGTTGGGCCGTTTGCGCAAGCACATCAACGATGGCGCTTTCGATAGCGCGATGCAGGGCGTGATCGATCGGCTGGATCCGCTGCATAACAGCACGGTGCACTGA
- a CDS encoding nitroreductase family protein, producing MHSPYSLQALDARRSVPSKQLGEPGPDEDTLLRMLTSAVRVPDHGKLVPFRFLRISGDARQALGDFLAERTQATDPLASAAAIAKERGRFNDAPLVIVVIASLRPEHKVPEQEQLLTAGCVCFALLQAAQAQGFGAQWLSAWMAYDPAVTGYLGLEKNERIAGFIHIGTPRMQVPERERPDPRALLRDWTP from the coding sequence ATGCACTCACCGTATTCGCTCCAGGCGCTGGACGCGCGCCGCTCGGTCCCCTCCAAACAACTTGGCGAGCCCGGGCCGGATGAAGACACCCTGCTGCGCATGCTCACCTCGGCGGTGCGCGTGCCCGATCACGGCAAGCTGGTGCCGTTCCGCTTCCTGCGTATCAGCGGCGACGCGCGCCAGGCATTGGGCGATTTCCTGGCCGAGCGCACCCAGGCTACCGACCCGCTGGCATCGGCAGCAGCGATCGCAAAAGAGCGCGGACGCTTCAATGATGCGCCACTGGTGATCGTGGTGATCGCCTCACTGCGCCCCGAGCATAAGGTGCCCGAGCAGGAACAACTACTCACCGCCGGCTGCGTGTGTTTTGCGCTGCTGCAGGCCGCGCAGGCGCAGGGCTTCGGCGCGCAGTGGCTGAGTGCCTGGATGGCTTACGACCCGGCAGTGACCGGCTATCTGGGTCTGGAGAAAAACGAGCGCATCGCCGGTTTCATCCATATCGGCACGCCCCGGATGCAGGTGCCCGAGCGGGAGCGCCCGGATCCTCGTGCGCTGCTGCGCGACTGGACCCCGTGA
- a CDS encoding 5'-3' exonuclease: protein MLEGAPLAIQRPIPLYLVDASLYVFRAWHSIPDEFHDAQGWPTNAVHGFARFLLDLLERERPEHITIAFDEALDSCFRHAIYPAYKGNRTPAPDALRRQFAHCKALCAALGLSVLAHRDYEADDLIGSALHSMRTHGLRGVIVSADKDLSQLLFEHDEQWDYARNVRWGMDGVKARLGVHAHQIADYLALCGDAIDNIPGVTGIGAKSAAVLLSHFGSLDALLERIDEIPFLRLRGAAQMAVRLREQREHALLWRQLTTIALDAPLALTELGFTRAQADQDMLTGLCESLRLGPLTRRRLLDASVGAPAPLPPVSLEQGLHP from the coding sequence ATGCTCGAAGGTGCGCCGCTGGCGATCCAGCGCCCGATCCCGCTATATCTGGTCGATGCCAGCCTGTATGTGTTCCGTGCCTGGCATTCCATACCGGACGAATTTCACGATGCGCAAGGCTGGCCGACCAATGCGGTGCATGGCTTTGCGCGCTTTCTGCTCGACCTGCTCGAACGCGAGCGCCCCGAGCACATCACGATTGCCTTCGACGAGGCGCTGGACAGCTGCTTTCGTCACGCAATCTACCCGGCCTACAAAGGCAATCGCACGCCCGCGCCGGATGCGTTGCGCCGTCAGTTCGCGCACTGCAAAGCGCTATGCGCAGCACTCGGATTGAGCGTGCTCGCCCACCGCGATTACGAGGCCGACGATCTGATCGGCAGCGCCTTGCACAGCATGCGCACGCACGGCTTGCGCGGCGTGATCGTATCGGCCGACAAGGATCTGTCGCAGTTGTTGTTCGAACACGACGAGCAATGGGATTACGCGCGCAACGTGCGGTGGGGCATGGACGGGGTCAAGGCGCGGCTCGGCGTGCACGCGCACCAGATCGCCGACTACCTGGCGCTATGCGGCGATGCGATCGACAACATTCCAGGCGTCACCGGCATCGGCGCCAAATCGGCCGCAGTCTTGCTGTCGCATTTCGGCAGCCTGGATGCGTTGCTGGAGCGCATCGACGAAATCCCATTCCTGCGTCTGCGTGGCGCTGCGCAAATGGCAGTGCGATTGCGCGAACAACGCGAACACGCGTTGCTGTGGCGCCAGCTCACCACCATCGCACTTGACGCACCGTTGGCGCTGACCGAATTGGGTTTCACGCGAGCGCAAGCAGACCAGGACATGCTGACCGGGTTGTGCGAAAGCCTGCGCTTGGGCCCACTCACGCGGCGCCGGCTGCTGGACGCGAGCGTCGGCGCGCCCGCACCGCTCCCTCCCGTTTCCCTGGAACAAGGTCTGCACCCATGA
- a CDS encoding NUDIX hydrolase has product MNRHDTPPTVVYEGKYQRMVVRGTWEYSERVHAGGLAAIIVAVTPDDAMLFVEQFRVPLQARTIEMPAGLVGDVHADESIELSAIRELEEETGWTAEHAEVLMIGPTSAGASSEKIAFVRATGLRKVGAGGGDASEDITVHEIPRAQVGAWLVQKMAEGYQMDPKLWAGLYLADHALDGTPRG; this is encoded by the coding sequence ATGAACCGACACGACACCCCGCCCACCGTGGTTTACGAAGGCAAATATCAGCGCATGGTCGTGCGCGGAACCTGGGAATATTCCGAGCGCGTGCATGCCGGAGGCCTGGCCGCGATCATCGTGGCGGTAACGCCGGACGATGCGATGTTGTTTGTCGAACAGTTCCGCGTACCGTTGCAGGCGCGCACCATCGAAATGCCGGCAGGCCTGGTCGGCGATGTGCATGCCGATGAATCGATCGAACTGTCGGCCATTCGCGAACTGGAAGAAGAGACCGGCTGGACCGCCGAGCACGCCGAAGTGCTGATGATCGGCCCCACCTCGGCCGGCGCCAGCAGCGAGAAGATCGCCTTCGTGCGCGCCACCGGCTTGCGCAAGGTCGGCGCCGGCGGCGGCGACGCCAGCGAAGACATCACCGTGCACGAGATCCCGCGCGCGCAGGTGGGCGCCTGGCTGGTGCAGAAGATGGCCGAGGGCTATCAGATGGACCCCAAGTTGTGGGCCGGGCTGTATCTGGCCGATCACGCCCTGGACGGTACCCCGCGTGGCTGA
- a CDS encoding N-formylglutamate amidohydrolase, translating into MAEATTDRLLGPEDPVPFRVHNAQAASPWLLIADHAGQRVPARLSNLGLPQHELDRHIGWDIGIAEVTLLLADALDATAITQTYSRLVIDCNRPHGAAGLMPEVSDGTPIPGNLELTLTDRQQRIEEIFAPYHARIAAELDARAQRDRPTLLVSMHSFTPIMAGTARPWHAGVLYNRDTRLAHRLLQALHAEPELVVGDNQPYAVGDTTDYAIPVYGEGRGLLHVELELRQDLIADAAGQQAWAQRLVRLLPPLTDDLLPR; encoded by the coding sequence GTGGCTGAAGCGACCACCGACCGCCTGCTCGGCCCCGAAGATCCCGTACCATTCAGGGTGCACAACGCACAGGCCGCATCACCGTGGCTGTTGATCGCCGACCACGCCGGCCAACGCGTGCCGGCGCGGCTGAGCAATCTTGGTTTGCCGCAGCACGAACTGGACCGCCATATCGGCTGGGATATCGGCATCGCCGAAGTCACCCTCTTATTGGCCGATGCGCTGGATGCAACCGCCATCACCCAGACCTATTCGCGCCTGGTGATCGACTGCAACCGCCCGCATGGCGCCGCCGGCCTGATGCCGGAAGTCAGCGACGGCACGCCGATTCCCGGCAACCTGGAATTGACGCTCACCGATCGGCAGCAGCGTATCGAGGAGATCTTTGCGCCGTACCACGCACGCATCGCGGCAGAACTCGATGCACGTGCACAGCGCGATCGACCGACACTGCTGGTATCGATGCATAGCTTCACCCCGATCATGGCTGGCACCGCGCGGCCCTGGCACGCAGGCGTGCTGTACAACCGCGACACGCGGCTGGCGCATCGCCTGTTGCAGGCCCTGCACGCCGAACCGGAGCTGGTGGTCGGCGACAACCAACCGTATGCGGTCGGCGATACCACCGACTACGCGATACCGGTCTACGGCGAAGGCCGCGGGTTACTGCATGTGGAACTGGAACTGCGCCAGGACCTGATTGCCGATGCCGCCGGACAGCAGGCGTGGGCGCAGCGACTGGTGCGCCTTCTGCCGCCGTTGACAGATGACTTACTGCCGCGCTGA
- the pip gene encoding prolyl aminopeptidase gives MRTLYPEITPYDHGTLQVDDRHTLYFEQCGNPQGKPVVLLHGGPGGGCNNKMRRFHDPARYRIVLFDQRGAGRSIPHADLVDNTTWDLVADIERLRAHLGIARWQVFGGSWGSTLALAYAQTHPQQVTELVLRGIFLLRRFELEWFYQEGASRLFPDAWEHYVDAIPPVERADLISAFHRRLTSDDQATRLVAAKAWSVWEGATSFLHVDDDFVTGHEHAHFALAFARIENHYFVNGGFFDVEDQLLRDAHRIADIPGVIVHGRYDVVCPLQSAWDLHKVWPKAQLKISPASGHSALEPENVDALVRATDGFA, from the coding sequence ATGCGCACGCTCTATCCCGAGATCACGCCGTACGACCACGGCACGCTCCAGGTCGACGACCGCCACACGCTGTATTTCGAGCAATGCGGCAATCCGCAGGGTAAGCCGGTGGTCCTGCTGCACGGAGGCCCCGGCGGCGGCTGCAACAACAAGATGCGGCGCTTCCACGACCCGGCCAGGTACCGCATCGTGCTGTTCGATCAGCGCGGCGCGGGCCGCTCCATCCCGCATGCCGATCTGGTGGACAACACCACCTGGGATCTGGTCGCCGATATCGAACGGCTGCGCGCGCATCTGGGCATCGCGCGCTGGCAAGTCTTCGGTGGCAGCTGGGGCTCGACGCTGGCGTTGGCCTACGCGCAGACCCATCCGCAACAGGTCACCGAGCTGGTGCTGCGCGGTATCTTCCTGCTGCGTCGCTTCGAACTGGAATGGTTCTACCAGGAAGGCGCCAGCCGCTTGTTCCCGGATGCCTGGGAGCATTATGTCGATGCGATTCCACCAGTGGAACGCGCCGATCTGATCTCCGCGTTCCATCGCCGCCTGACCAGCGACGACCAAGCCACGCGGCTGGTTGCGGCCAAGGCGTGGAGCGTGTGGGAAGGCGCCACCAGCTTCCTGCATGTGGACGACGATTTCGTCACCGGGCATGAGCACGCGCATTTCGCATTGGCGTTCGCGCGCATCGAAAATCACTACTTCGTCAACGGCGGTTTTTTCGACGTCGAAGACCAGTTGCTGCGCGACGCGCATCGCATCGCCGACATCCCCGGGGTGATCGTGCACGGCCGCTACGATGTGGTGTGCCCGCTGCAAAGCGCCTGGGATTTGCATAAGGTCTGGCCCAAGGCGCAGCTGAAGATCAGCCCGGCTTCCGGCCATTCGGCGTTGGAGCCGGAAAACGTCGATGCGCTGGTGCGCGCGACTGACGGGTTTGCTTGA
- the prmC gene encoding peptide chain release factor N(5)-glutamine methyltransferase, whose product MSEDLTAIPAIPAIPAIPANQLLRQAAGRVERCDAEPLLLHALGRDRAWLFAHGRDPVPRSVVETFEALVERRQAGEPVAYLTGSCGFWTLDLAVSTATLIPRADTEVLVELALERFDTLPGRRAADLGTGSGAIALSIASERPQAQLIATDASAAALAMARRNADSHGLRNVECRLGNWFAPLAGERFDLIASNPPYIAMHDPHLQQGDLRYEPASALASGTDGLDDIRLIVAEAPAHLLRGAWLLLEHGWDQGAAVVELLLARGFDAVATHQDLEQRDRVSLGRWSHATD is encoded by the coding sequence ATGTCTGAGGATCTCACCGCCATTCCCGCCATTCCCGCCATTCCCGCCATTCCCGCCAATCAACTACTGCGGCAGGCAGCCGGGCGGGTCGAACGCTGCGATGCCGAACCTTTGCTGCTACACGCACTGGGTCGCGACCGCGCCTGGTTGTTTGCTCACGGTCGCGATCCGGTGCCTCGATCGGTGGTCGAGACGTTCGAGGCACTGGTGGAGCGACGCCAAGCCGGCGAACCGGTGGCGTACCTGACCGGGTCGTGTGGGTTCTGGACGCTGGATCTGGCGGTTTCGACCGCAACGCTGATTCCGCGCGCCGATACCGAGGTGCTGGTCGAGCTTGCCCTGGAGCGCTTCGACACTCTGCCAGGCCGTCGCGCTGCCGATCTGGGCACAGGCAGCGGTGCAATTGCGCTGTCCATCGCCAGCGAGCGGCCGCAGGCGCAGCTGATCGCTACCGATGCCAGTGCTGCGGCGCTGGCCATGGCCCGGCGCAATGCCGACAGCCACGGGTTGCGCAACGTGGAATGCCGGCTGGGCAACTGGTTCGCGCCGCTGGCCGGCGAGCGTTTCGATCTGATCGCAAGCAACCCCCCGTATATCGCAATGCACGATCCGCATCTGCAGCAGGGCGATCTGCGCTATGAACCAGCCAGTGCATTGGCCTCGGGCACGGACGGATTGGACGACATCCGCCTGATCGTGGCCGAGGCGCCTGCGCATCTGCTACGGGGTGCCTGGCTGCTGCTCGAACACGGTTGGGACCAGGGCGCGGCGGTGGTCGAGCTATTGCTGGCGCGCGGTTTCGATGCGGTGGCCACGCATCAGGATCTGGAACAGCGCGATCGGGTGAGCTTGGGGCGGTGGTCGCACGCAACGGATTGA
- the ahpC gene encoding alkyl hydroperoxide reductase subunit C: protein MSLINTQIQPFKANAYHNGNFIEVTEASLKGKWSVLIFMPAAFTFNCPTEVEDAADNYAAFQKAGAEVYIVTTDTHFSHKVWHETSPAVGKAQFPLIGDPTHTLTRTFGVHIEEEGLARRGTFIINPEGVIKTLEIHDNSIARDVTETLRKLAAAQFVANNPGQVCPAKWKEGAKTLAPSLDLVGKI from the coding sequence ATGTCTCTCATCAACACTCAGATCCAGCCGTTCAAGGCGAATGCGTACCATAACGGCAACTTCATCGAAGTCACCGAAGCCAGCCTGAAAGGCAAGTGGTCGGTGCTGATCTTCATGCCGGCCGCCTTCACCTTCAACTGCCCGACCGAGGTGGAAGACGCTGCCGACAACTATGCCGCCTTTCAGAAGGCTGGTGCCGAGGTATACATCGTCACCACCGACACGCACTTCTCGCACAAGGTGTGGCACGAAACCTCCCCGGCCGTGGGCAAGGCGCAGTTCCCGCTGATCGGCGACCCGACCCACACGCTGACTCGCACTTTTGGCGTACACATTGAAGAAGAAGGCCTGGCCCGGCGCGGCACCTTCATCATCAATCCGGAGGGCGTGATCAAGACCCTGGAAATCCACGACAACTCCATCGCTCGCGACGTCACCGAGACGCTGCGCAAGCTGGCCGCAGCGCAGTTCGTGGCCAATAATCCAGGCCAGGTTTGCCCGGCAAAGTGGAAGGAAGGCGCCAAGACCCTGGCTCCGTCGCTGGACCTGGTCGGCAAGATCTAA
- the ahpF gene encoding alkyl hydroperoxide reductase subunit F, protein MLDATLKTQLTAYLERVTRPIQIDASIDDTPQAREMLDLLEDLLLLSDKISLDIHRDDNQRKPSFALTTPGQDISLRFAGLPMGHEFTSLVLALLQVGGHPSKANAELIEQVQQLDGDYRFETYFSLSCQNCPDVVQALNLAAVLNPRIKHVAIDGALFQDEVQTRQIMSVPTVYLNGELFDQGRMTLEQIVAKLDTNAAKREATRISAKDAFEVLVVGGGPAGSAAAVYAARKGIRTGVAAERFGGQVLDTLSIENFISVQETEGPKMAAALEQHVRQYDVDIMNLQRAEQLIPAGADGLIEIKLANGASLKSKTVILSTGARWRQMNVPGEDQYKNKGVAYCPHCDGPLFKGKRVAVIGGGNSGVEAAIDLAGVVAHVTLVEFDDKLRADEVLQRKLRSLHNVRIITSAQTKEVLGDGQKVTGLVYKERTCGDIQHVELEGVFVQIGLLPNTEFLKGSVALSPRGEIIVDDRGQTNLPGVFAAGDATTVPYKQIVIAMGEGSKAALSAFDYLIRSSAPVSADKVAEAA, encoded by the coding sequence ATGTTGGATGCCACTCTCAAGACCCAGCTGACTGCCTACCTGGAACGGGTCACGCGACCGATCCAGATCGATGCCTCGATCGACGACACCCCTCAGGCCCGCGAAATGCTCGACCTGCTCGAGGATCTGCTGTTGCTGTCGGACAAGATCAGCCTGGATATCCACCGTGACGACAACCAGCGCAAACCGTCGTTCGCACTGACCACGCCGGGCCAGGATATCTCGCTGCGCTTTGCCGGCCTACCGATGGGCCATGAGTTCACCTCGCTGGTGCTGGCGCTGCTACAGGTCGGCGGTCACCCGTCCAAGGCCAACGCCGAGCTGATCGAGCAGGTGCAGCAGCTGGATGGCGACTATCGGTTCGAGACCTATTTCTCGCTGTCGTGCCAGAACTGCCCGGACGTGGTGCAGGCGCTGAATCTTGCCGCCGTGCTCAACCCACGCATCAAGCACGTCGCCATCGACGGTGCGCTGTTCCAGGACGAAGTCCAAACCCGCCAGATCATGTCGGTGCCGACCGTGTACTTGAACGGCGAGCTATTCGACCAGGGCCGCATGACGCTGGAGCAGATCGTCGCCAAGCTCGACACCAACGCTGCAAAGCGTGAGGCCACCAGGATCTCGGCCAAGGACGCGTTCGAGGTGCTGGTGGTCGGCGGTGGTCCGGCCGGTTCGGCAGCGGCGGTGTATGCCGCGCGCAAGGGCATCCGCACCGGCGTGGCCGCCGAGCGTTTCGGTGGTCAGGTGCTGGACACTCTATCGATCGAGAACTTCATCTCGGTGCAGGAAACCGAAGGCCCGAAAATGGCCGCCGCATTGGAACAGCACGTGCGCCAGTACGACGTGGACATCATGAATTTGCAGCGCGCCGAGCAGCTGATCCCGGCCGGTGCCGATGGCCTGATCGAAATCAAGCTGGCCAATGGCGCATCGCTCAAGAGCAAGACCGTAATCCTGTCCACCGGCGCACGCTGGAGGCAGATGAATGTGCCGGGCGAAGACCAGTACAAGAACAAGGGCGTGGCCTATTGCCCGCATTGCGACGGCCCGCTGTTCAAGGGCAAGCGCGTTGCGGTGATCGGCGGCGGCAACTCGGGCGTGGAAGCGGCGATCGATCTGGCCGGTGTCGTGGCGCATGTCACGCTGGTGGAATTCGACGACAAGCTGCGCGCCGATGAAGTATTGCAACGCAAGCTGCGCAGCCTGCACAACGTGCGCATCATCACCAGCGCACAGACCAAAGAAGTGCTTGGCGATGGCCAGAAAGTGACCGGCCTGGTCTACAAGGAACGCACCTGTGGCGATATCCAGCATGTCGAGTTGGAAGGCGTGTTCGTGCAGATCGGCTTGCTGCCCAACACCGAATTCCTCAAGGGATCGGTGGCGTTGTCGCCACGCGGTGAGATCATCGTCGACGATCGTGGCCAGACCAACTTACCCGGCGTATTCGCCGCCGGCGACGCCACCACGGTGCCGTACAAGCAGATCGTGATCGCGATGGGCGAAGGTTCCAAAGCGGCACTGAGCGCGTTCGATTACCTGATCCGCTCCAGCGCCCCGGTCAGCGCCGACAAGGTGGCCGAAGCTGCGTAA
- the oxyR gene encoding DNA-binding transcriptional regulator OxyR, with protein sequence MNLRDLKYLVALADHKHFGRAATACFVSQPTLSTQIKKLEDELGVSLVERAPRKVMLTPAGREAAVRARSIVAEVEQMKEAARRSQDPEAGTVRLGIFPTLAPYLLPHVVPRIRERFPRLELLLIEEKSDQLVHQLREGRLDAALLALPLQDDQLHTEFLFEEPFVLAVPEGHPLSRHDSMTLDDLSEQRLLLLEDGHCLREQALDVCHLAGALEKSEFQATSLETLRQMVAANVGVTLLPLLAVKPPVARSDNICLIRFREDKQPSRRIAMVWRRSSAMTAFLEQLSQLFKQLPDSLFIPDQPATSPKAVAA encoded by the coding sequence ATGAATCTGCGTGACCTGAAATATCTGGTGGCCCTGGCCGACCACAAGCATTTCGGCCGTGCTGCAACGGCCTGTTTTGTCAGTCAGCCAACACTGTCCACCCAGATCAAGAAACTCGAAGACGAGCTCGGCGTGTCGCTGGTGGAGCGCGCACCACGCAAGGTGATGCTGACCCCGGCCGGACGCGAAGCCGCAGTGCGCGCACGCAGCATCGTGGCCGAAGTGGAACAGATGAAAGAAGCTGCACGGCGCAGCCAGGACCCTGAAGCGGGCACCGTGCGGCTGGGCATCTTCCCCACATTGGCACCGTATCTGTTACCGCATGTGGTGCCACGCATCCGCGAGCGCTTTCCGCGCCTGGAACTGTTGCTGATCGAAGAAAAGAGCGATCAGCTGGTGCATCAGTTGCGCGAAGGTCGCCTGGATGCGGCGCTGCTTGCGCTGCCGTTGCAGGACGACCAACTGCATACCGAATTCTTGTTCGAAGAACCTTTCGTGCTGGCCGTACCCGAAGGCCACCCGCTGTCGCGCCACGACAGCATGACGCTGGACGATCTATCCGAGCAGCGCTTGTTGCTGTTGGAAGACGGCCATTGCCTGCGCGAACAGGCATTGGATGTGTGCCATCTTGCCGGCGCGCTGGAGAAATCCGAATTTCAGGCCACCAGCCTGGAAACCCTGCGCCAAATGGTGGCCGCCAATGTCGGTGTGACCTTGTTGCCGCTGCTGGCGGTCAAACCGCCGGTTGCACGCTCGGACAATATCTGTCTGATCCGTTTTCGCGAAGACAAGCAGCCCAGCCGTCGCATCGCCATGGTTTGGCGTCGCAGCTCGGCGATGACGGCGTTTCTGGAGCAACTCTCGCAGTTGTTCAAGCAATTGCCGGATAGCTTGTTCATCCCGGATCAGCCGGCCACCAGCCCCAAGGCCGTCGCTGCCTGA